Genomic segment of Terriglobia bacterium:
ACAACAACTTCATTTTGGCCACGCTGGTGGTGGCCACGTTGCCGCAGTACTTCACGCCGAACACGAGTTTTTCCACCACCATAACATTGACCATCGCTTCACAATGAAGGGGGAGTGCCAATGGCCGGTCAAACACGGAGCTGCGCAGTAACGATGCTGGCGTTCCTCGTCGTGGGCGCGAGTCTTCCCTGCAACGGACGTGCCAAGACCGCAGGATTGGGCCTGAATCCAGCACGACTCGAGGTCGAAATCAATCCAGGCGGCGAGAAGACGGTGGCCTTCCGGGTCGAAGCGCCACCTTCCGACACGCCGGTGCAAGGCCGTTTGATGCTCACCTTGACCGACTGGAATATCGATGAGCAGGCAAATGTCAGCTATTCGGATCCCGGGTCGCAACCAAGCTCAGCTTCTCCCTGGATAATCTTCAGCCCCGCCGCCATCAGCATCAACTCCGGCGAAGCGCATCTGGTGCGGGTCACCGTGAGGGTTCCGGACAGCGCCACCCCGGGTGTCTATCGCAGTGGAATCTTTGTCCAGGAACGTCCGCCTGCGGCACCGGTGAATCCCGGGGAGCATAAGCTCTATTTCCGATTCCGGTATGTGTTCACCCTGTATGTTATTGTCCCTCCAGTCGCGGGCAAAGGCGAACTGCGGGACGTCCGAATCGTGTCGGACCACACTGGTGCGGCACTCCTCTTTGAAATGAAGAACCTGGGTTCGCGCCACATCCGGCCCCGAGCCGCCTGGGCCCTGCGTGACGGCAACCAGAAGGAGATCATGTCGGCGAAGAACAAGGAAACTACTGTTCTACTGCCCTTCGCGTCCCTGACGGTGAGGTTTCCGGTTACCGAAAACCTGCTGCCCGGCCAATATGAGCTTGAAGCCCAGGTGGATTTCAATGATGGCAACTCGGTTCAAGCGATCAAACGCACCGTCCAACTTCCCGCAAGCCCGGACAAGCCGGTGCTGGCAAGCGCCGTGAAGCGGTAGTTCCCAGACCTCTTTGGTAGCGTCAGCCCCCGGTCCCTGTGCAGGCAGGGAGACGAGCCATGATGAAGAGGGTCGCCGATATCTTTGCCGGTGTTTCAGCCCGAACACTGTGGCCCGTTGCCTTGCTTCTGTCGCTCGCAATCCCGGGACCGGCCCAGCTCCTCCAACCCACACTGAGCGTGAACGGCAGTCCACTGATCACTGCGCGTCCGGTAACCAAAGTAGGTCAAGAGTGGTTCCTGCCGCTTATCCCGATTGCTGAGGCTCTTGGTGTGGAAATTGCCATTTCGGCAGACGGCCAGGAGCTGCGGGCGCAACATCAGAACGGCACCGAGATCACTTATGACGCCCGCACCGGCCAGATCCGGCACGGCTACGTGCTCGTCGGTCAGGTGAGAAACTACAAACAAATTCAATTTGCCGGTCCCAGGGAGGATATTCTGTTTCCCCTCGGCGGGGTGGTGGCGCTGCTGGGCGTCGACGTTGAGGAGGACCCTGGGCATGGCGTTCTCCGCATCGAACCCAGCCGGGAGGGCATGGAGGCCCGGTCAGCGACGGCTCCGGCCTTCAGCTTGACGTCTCTGAACTACAATTATGCCTATACAACCAATACCCGAGACTACAGCCAATCCATCAACCTCTTCGGCGAGGGCCTGGCAGGAATTACCCGGCTGAGGGGAAATATGCTGTTCAGTCGTTATCCGGGCCAGCCCCGCTTGAATTTCAGCCAGGGGGCTCTTCGTATGGAGCTTCCCAGGGAACGCAAGCTTGTTCTCGGTGATCAAGGAATTTACTCCGGTATTGAGGCGCTGACAAACACCGTGCGCGGTATCGGCTTTGAAGAGCCGGTTCGGGGATATCAGTTCAATGTGTACGGCGGCCAATCGATGAGTGCGACCTTCGGATCGCTCGGCGGCAGCTTTTCTCGCTATGATACCGGCATCGCCGGTTTTGCAGTGAGAAAGAGATCGAGGACTGGAGAACTTTCCTTGGGCGGGCACTATTTCTCCGGCGACAGCCGGCGGGGAACGGCCGTCGGCCTGGCGTATGGTCGACTCAGCACCAGGAATCAGTTCAAATCACAGGTCGTCATTGGCCTTTTCTCGGGGCTGAGCGCGAGCAGCGTTCTGATGAGCAGAGATCAGGTGCCTTTGAGCGGCATGCCTGAATCCCGGACGGGCACCACCCTCGGAGGAACAGATCCAAACGAAACAAGCCTCACAAGCCCGACCGGCGAGTTCTACACACCTATCAGGGTGGATGGGCCGGCCGTCGGTTTCACGCTCAAGGATACATTCACCCCGATCAAGCGAGTGTCGCTCGGCGGACAATTCGACTACTACGGCAGGAACTTTCTTACGCCGCGCTCGGACCCTCGGTATAGCGGGCAGTCAGACGGCGCCCTGTCGGTTGTGTTCCGGCCCAATCGATATACGAGTCTGACAGCCGGAATCAACAGACGCGAGTACCTTCTGGGGAATCGCCCCGGGGTCAGCAGCCGCAACTTTGGCGCACTCGCAAGTCTGCCGGGCCGATACCCCGTGCAGATCGGATTTTTCAGGTCCGAGCAGACAGATTCCTTTTCGTCCCCGGGCAAGACCTCGCTTACTCAATTCTCGCTGGCAATGCCGAAGTTCAGCCGGTATTCAGCATACGCGTACTACACAGAAATGGAATTTGCCGGCCAACGGTCGCAACACTTCAACGGTATCTTCGTGATAGATCTGAAGAGCCGCGGTCGCATCACTCTGAATGACCAGCTACAGTCGCACAGTGATCACCGCCTGGGACTGGACTGGTATCTGGACCTTCCCAGGAACAGCGGATTTATCCGAGTCGGCGTCGACCGGATCACGTCGATGAACGCATCCACCGGCTACTCTCCCCTGATAGGAATCAGGCTGCCTCTACCCCATGGACATAGCCTGGAGTTCACGTATTATTCCGACCGTGATTATCGGTCCTTGAGAGTGGAGGTTGGAGGCAGGCTTGTTCGCGAATCTGCAGGGACGGGAAGCAATTTTGTCTCAGGCAGCGTTGTGCACCGGGCACCTGTCACGGGCCGCGTCTTTCTCGATGAGGACCTCAACGGGGCCTTTGATGAAGCGGTGGAACGTCCGGTGGCCGATGTCCAGGTAAGGATGGATGGGACGCAGGTTGCAGTCACTGATGCGCGAGGCCTGTTCCGGTTCGGGCAGGTTGAGCCGGGGGCACACACCGTGCAGGCCGGCCTCGAAGGCTTGCCCGCCGATATGATCTTCGCTGACGCCCAGGAAAAAACCATCGCCGTGCTCCCCTACCGGGACAATATTCTCAATTTCCGTGTGGTGCAGACCGGGCGCATCACCGGAAAAGTGACTTATCTTGATTACAGCAAAAACCCGGAGATCCCCGTGGAGCGCCCGCTTCCTGATGCGCGTATTACAGCCGGATCCCGGCACGACGCCCTTTCCGAACTCAACGGCATTTTTTTGATCGGCGATTTGCCACCAGGCACCTACGAGCTGGAAATAGATCGCAATACCCTGCCGGAGGGCTATGCGCCGAAACCCGCTTCAATCCAGGTAGTGGTTAAGCCAGGAAAAACGATGGGAGATGTGGCTTTTCTGCTCGTGATACCTCCCAAGCCGGTCGTGCAGAAGATTCTGCCTCCCCAAGCGGCCGAACCCGCAGTGGCCTTCGCCAGCGAGAAGGCCGCCGCAAAGGAGACTCCGGTCAAAGATCCGCGCGCCGGACAGCAACTGCCTGATTCCCCGCAACTCACCTCCGCATCTGCGAGACCATCACCAGCAGCGGTTTCTCCCCTGCGGCCGCCGACCGATACGCCTCCTGCAAAGAAAACCCCCGCTTCGGGAGCCCGGGCAGTCCGAAGCGGCCGCTCGATGTCCCCCAAGCAATTGGATACCCGCGGAGGCGGGGGAACCTCCGACACAACTGCCAGGCAATCTCAGGGGAAAACCTCAGGTCAATTCCAGCTGCAAATTTATGCCGCTCAAGCGCTTAATAATGTTGAAGAACGCGCCAGAAAACTCCGCCAGTCAGGCTTTTCCTGCCGCATTTCTACTGTCCAAATCGCAGGGAAAGGGACCTGGTACCGAGTCAGGCTCGTGGGCCTCAGTTCCCGCGAAGACGCAATCGCCGCTGGGGAGCTGCTTATTGCGCGCGGACTGACAACAGCATATTGGGTGGTCCGCTAGATCCGACCTGGTGTGCCGCTGCGCCTCCCGAGGGCGAAACCGCAAGAGCCTGAGAATGTGTGGCGTCCCATAGTGGACGATTTGCGCAACCGGATTACCGAAACCGGACGCGATTGGCGGAACTGCGAGTGACCAAATGGTGTCCAACCTTGAGTAATGGAGCAGAGGGCCTCATGCTGATGCGGAACAGAATCCGTTGTCTGTTCCTGGCAATTTCCCTTTATCTCACGGGAACCTGGGGGTTGGCTCAGATAGTTCGCAACAAAGCCGCCGATGCACCGCAGACTGCGCCCCTCAAAGCAGATTCCTCCCGGCCCACAGAAGTGCTGTCTCGAGTAGAACCTGAATATCCCCCCGAGGTGCTAAGGGTGGGACTCAGGGGCGTTGTGAGATGCCAGCTGATTGTGAATGAAAGAGGGATAGTTTACGAAGCGAAAGCCCTGGTGGGCCATCCCTGGATGCGCAAACCCGCTCTGAACGCCGTGGTGCAGTGGAAATTCAAGCCTCTGCTCGTGGACGGCATTCCAAAGCCATTTGTGGTGCTTGTAACGGTCTCCCTTAACCGCTAGGTGTGGTCCATCGGCTCTCTTTCCCTTCATTTTTCGATATCATGGGTGCAATGGCAAACAGCGGGCGCATGGCGTCCCCAACGGGATTCGAACCCGTGTTGCCGCATTGAAAGTCCGTCTTGGGCACTTTGTACGAATTTGCATAGCTTCGTGTGGAGTGAGAAATCCCCAGTGTTTATGCGGCTACGCCGACACTGGGATGTAACACTGCTTCACGCTGCTTCACACTGCTTTCTAAGCTTCCGCGTCACCACAGCATCACCAGAAATTCCATCATGCAAAATCGTATTTCAACCTTCGTTGCTGGGGTTACGCCGCTCCATTGGGTCTGAGGGGTTCCAGTGAGAACTACGGCGTGACCCCGGTTCCGCTGCAACCCCCCATGCCCCCCCAGCCTACCCTACCCGGGGGAGCATTTAAGTATGCTTTGAGCCGATCTCAAGCCGCAAGCCGTTGATTTCATTGGGCCGATTTTGGGCAATTTCGGCTGCGGGGAGGATCTGGGACTTATGGGCGTGAAATGGTACTTTCATGGCCCCGGATGCGTCCCAGGCAATCTAGGCAGGGGGGACGCATGAACGTGGGCTCCTGCGCCCCGTAGGGAGCGCGGGCCACACGACGGGCTGCATTCTCTGCGGAAGCCTCCCACGCGACGGCACGTCGCGCTGTGGCACTCTCTGCACTCTCGCTGTTCTGCCTGCACTGCGCCACGCGCTCCGCGCTCCATGCTGGAGCGTTGGTTCCCCGGCGTGCGCCCAATCCCGGCCCAGCGACGCATCCGCGTCGTGGTTGCACTGTACTGGGTGTCTAGTATCACTTGTCACATTCGTCTAGGCCAAATAGACATGATACCGCTCCCTGTGAAGCGGTGAACCCCCCACCCCCCGGAAACGGGGTAGGGCTATCGCCAGGGATACCTCGCCAGAAATGTGCGCACCAAAATTTTTGAAATAGGGCGAGCCAAGATTGTTGAGATCGGAGAATACCACTTGCTACGCTGAGAGGAGCGATGGGAATGGCGCGGCCTTTGCAGGACCTGATAGCTAGGAGCACGGAGTCTGTTTTTGTCTTGCCAGTTGGCATCCCCAGGATACAAAATGCCTTCCATAATGAAGGGAGCGCATCATGCGAACTCCCGCTCTAAGAAATCTTCTCCCCATTTCTCTCGGATTTGCTGTCTCAGCTGTAGTAGCAACAGCAGTGCTACTTGGAATGCGGCTGACGTTGGCCTATTTGCCGACCGGAGGCTGGCCGCTTTGGGTAATCTTGGCATTGCTGTATGGTTTTCTCGGCCTAAGTGCAACTGCAGCGTATCGACGATCGAAAAGGGTAAAACTCGAACAGGCACGGGTTCAGGAATTAGAGAAGTGCTTCGAGTTACAGTGTTTGAATCGTGTCCGCTGGGAGGACTCAGAAACTCTTAGCGACGAGATCCTCTCCAAGAAGTTCCGCTCCACTCAGGATTGGGAGGAGGAAGCCCGTCAACTCTCAGCAGCGCTATCCGGGATCGGAGCGAGGGTGGAGGATAAACAGAAAGTAACCTCAGAGCCTGCGGGCCGCCAGCAGAACGGAGATAGAGCCAAGACCGACCAATCACCGTCCAAGCTCTTTGAGAGGTCAGGCAAGCAGAAAGAAATACTCCCCACCTTGGCCCACTTTGAAGCGCCATCACCAAGGCGTGCCTTCAAGTCATCCAGCGGATTTCTTCAAGCCCTAGCAATGACGTTGGCTGCTCTTATGTGCCTTTGCTCCATTCCCGCTTTCTTCATCTACTTAGCGCTGAGTCCCGAACATTATGCCAAAGCCATCCGGATTTCGGTCCTGCTCGTCAGTACTGGCATAGGCACCTTCTACTATCTCACGAGGCGCGAGCGCTTCCCCACCGTTGCGGACAAGGTGACTTTCTTTACCGGTGTCGTTCTTGGACCTGTGGGGGTGACTGAGATCCTCCTTTAACTGGAGGCATTCCTTCGTTCAGAAACCTGTTTTCAACTTTCTCCTTTTTGCCTTCACCCCCCCCCGACAGCTCCGCTCAAAGCGGTGTGGCAGGCCGTAATGCTGCAATCCCTCGTGCGCAGCTACTCCGCCTTCGGCGTCGTTGCCATACTGGAGCTACCCTGGAGCTACCTCCTTCGTTCCCAAGCTTCCCTGCTCTCCTGCAACCCTTTGACTTAGTTTTCATCTGAATCCCGAGTACCCCCCACCCCCCGGACATGGGTCCCTTCCGCCTGCGCGAGCATACCTCGCTCTGTATCCGCGCAGCAAAAAATTGGGGGGGGCGGGCTTACTGTGCGGCAATGCTGCCGTTCCTGCGGGTCCGCAAAGGCAGGAGTTCAGGTTGCGCGGAATGGGGTTTCCCGCTGAACAATTTTCTATTGCGCGGAGAGTCCGACGGGTGTAGCCTGCTGTAAGGGTCGAACGTTATCTCTGAAAATCACAGCTCAACTCGCGCAATAACCGCCCGCAGCACCCTTCTTCCAGTGGAATACGTGGCAAAGCACACCTAGGGGAGGTGTGCGATGGAATTCCAAAAGCGATTTTTTGCATCGACAACCATCAAGAGCATCGCACTTCACCTATCGTGGTGTGCTAGATCCCTGTGCCAAGCCGGTAATCGCGGCTTGGAAAAGTTGTGGAGCCTCCGCTAGGAGATCCGAGCCCATCCCAGGGGTAAGGAGAAAACACATGGCGCACAACGAAAATGAATATCAGATCAGAATTATTTACGAGGACGGAACTGTGGAATTGAGCGGGTGGATGAATAGCACAGAGCAGGTTGCTCAGGCGATGGCTGCGGTCCACAGATCACAAGTCAAAGCTTCCTGGCTTCTGGTACGCGGGGAAGATCAGATAATACAGGAATGTCCCATTGGGGATATCCCGTCTCCACGATACAGCCCGCACGACTCCCTCTACCTGGTGAGAGTGCGGTCCAGGGACCGGTACGCTTCGAGCTTTTAAGCGGCATGGCTTACGCCCTCAGCCCACGCACGAAATCGACATTTGTGATCACACTCAGTGCCCAGCCCAGTCACGTACTGCTCTTCCGTTGGCGCTCGAACTAACGTTTTAAAATCGTGGTGTTGAGGGTTTTAAACCGACTACAACATTGTCCTCATCGGGCTTCCGGGGTCGGGCCAGACCATGCCGGCGCGGCGTCTACCGAGGCAGTGATTCCCTTTTGCCAGCAACCCCTGCCTCGTTGCCCACCTGATACAAGCCGCCCCCCTAGAAGCACTCCCTGGCACCTGAACGCGCATACCTCGCCCTGTATCCGCGCAACAAAATTTTTGGAGCCGCGAATCTTTGCTCGCTGTTGCCCGGTGCTAGGGACGCTATTGATTTCAAGCTGCGGGAATGCCATTGTCTGGCCTTCAATCGCCGCCACATGTTTGATCGCGGGAGATGTTAGCGGCGAGAGAAGAAGGGAATCAGAACATGAAAGCGTCCCTTAAACTCAATCTTTAGGAATCATTTGAAGCCCTTCTTCCCCGGCAAGGCCAGGGAGATTCGCACTGTGGACGTTGAGCGGTATATCACGAGGCGCAGCGCGAAGGTTTCGCCAGCCACAGTGCGACGCGAGGTTGTAACGCTCAAATACTGCCTCTCTAAAGCAGTAGCACGGGGGATCATCGCCGTGAATCCAGCGCAAACGGTAGAACTCCCCCGAGTTCCTCCCGGCAGGGTGCGGTATTTGCAGCCTACGGAGCTTCAGATTCTCCTCTCTCACTGCCCGGACTGGCTGAAGCCAATCGTAGAGTTAGCAGTAGCAACGGGAATGCGGAGAGGGGAGATTCTCTCTCTGCGACACCTTGACGTTGACCTGACACACGGTTGCCTCATGCTCCGGCAAACGAAGAACGGCGAAGGCCGCATT
This window contains:
- a CDS encoding SPOR domain-containing protein, which codes for MMKRVADIFAGVSARTLWPVALLLSLAIPGPAQLLQPTLSVNGSPLITARPVTKVGQEWFLPLIPIAEALGVEIAISADGQELRAQHQNGTEITYDARTGQIRHGYVLVGQVRNYKQIQFAGPREDILFPLGGVVALLGVDVEEDPGHGVLRIEPSREGMEARSATAPAFSLTSLNYNYAYTTNTRDYSQSINLFGEGLAGITRLRGNMLFSRYPGQPRLNFSQGALRMELPRERKLVLGDQGIYSGIEALTNTVRGIGFEEPVRGYQFNVYGGQSMSATFGSLGGSFSRYDTGIAGFAVRKRSRTGELSLGGHYFSGDSRRGTAVGLAYGRLSTRNQFKSQVVIGLFSGLSASSVLMSRDQVPLSGMPESRTGTTLGGTDPNETSLTSPTGEFYTPIRVDGPAVGFTLKDTFTPIKRVSLGGQFDYYGRNFLTPRSDPRYSGQSDGALSVVFRPNRYTSLTAGINRREYLLGNRPGVSSRNFGALASLPGRYPVQIGFFRSEQTDSFSSPGKTSLTQFSLAMPKFSRYSAYAYYTEMEFAGQRSQHFNGIFVIDLKSRGRITLNDQLQSHSDHRLGLDWYLDLPRNSGFIRVGVDRITSMNASTGYSPLIGIRLPLPHGHSLEFTYYSDRDYRSLRVEVGGRLVRESAGTGSNFVSGSVVHRAPVTGRVFLDEDLNGAFDEAVERPVADVQVRMDGTQVAVTDARGLFRFGQVEPGAHTVQAGLEGLPADMIFADAQEKTIAVLPYRDNILNFRVVQTGRITGKVTYLDYSKNPEIPVERPLPDARITAGSRHDALSELNGIFLIGDLPPGTYELEIDRNTLPEGYAPKPASIQVVVKPGKTMGDVAFLLVIPPKPVVQKILPPQAAEPAVAFASEKAAAKETPVKDPRAGQQLPDSPQLTSASARPSPAAVSPLRPPTDTPPAKKTPASGARAVRSGRSMSPKQLDTRGGGGTSDTTARQSQGKTSGQFQLQIYAAQALNNVEERARKLRQSGFSCRISTVQIAGKGTWYRVRLVGLSSREDAIAAGELLIARGLTTAYWVVR
- a CDS encoding energy transducer TonB gives rise to the protein MLMRNRIRCLFLAISLYLTGTWGLAQIVRNKAADAPQTAPLKADSSRPTEVLSRVEPEYPPEVLRVGLRGVVRCQLIVNERGIVYEAKALVGHPWMRKPALNAVVQWKFKPLLVDGIPKPFVVLVTVSLNR
- a CDS encoding tyrosine-type recombinase/integrase → MNPAQTVELPRVPPGRVRYLQPTELQILLSHCPDWLKPIVELAVATGMRRGEILSLRHLDVDLTHGCLMLRQTKNGEGRIVPLNAWAQRILTALPSESPTQRLFTVKPAHVTVAFEGACK